The genomic segment TAAAATGGTTTTTATCTATATCATCTTTAAATTGTTCAAAAGTGAGCGTTACACAGTTTTTAATATTTTCTAAATATTTTAATTTTTTAATATTATTAGAAGTTGTAAAAGTTCTTTTTCCCTCAATTAATGCAAATTGTACCATCATAGAGCAAATGCCACTCGCACCACCATGAATTAAAACATTAGAACAATTTTGAATATCACCTAACTTATATAAATTTAACCATGCAGTAGCCATCGCCTCTGGAATTGCTGCAGCATCAATATATTCGACACCCTCTGGTATCTTATACACCAGCCTTTCATCCACTTCAACCTCCCTACTGTAACCACCAGAACTCAATAAGGCAAATACCCTCTCACCAGTATCAATTCTAACACCTGAAACCTCAAGACCAGGAATTTTATTTCCATCTGGTGCATGATACTTACCTTCTAATTGAAGTACATCTGCTCTGTTAACGCCAATTGCATGTACTTTGATTTTTACTAACACAATAAAATTTATAGAATGACTTGATTCAAAGTAATTAACTTAAAAATTCAAATCAAGCTATATTTTCTAAACTCTCTAAACAAATATTCAATAAGCATTAAGATTATTAAACCATAATAATCAAACAACCCTAATTTAGTACTAATTAAAACATTTATTATAATGGCTATTTCTTTGTTCTGACTTAAATTTAGGATGTTTTTTTGTATTTTAAAATTATATTTGTTAAACACTCCATTACACAGTATTTTAAAATGAATTGACAAAACAGATTAAAAATTATACCTGAGTAATGTCTAATTTTATTTAAATTTATGCCTAAAGGACTAATTATCTACCACAAGAAAGAAAGTGAAATTACTGACTATAGTGTTTTAAGGCTATTGGAAAGCGCTAGATCAAAAAATATTGGTTTGTCGATTCTTACTCCAGAGCAATTTGAGTTAGTTGTAACGCAAAGTGATAGAAATAGCATTTTAGTTGATGATCAACCCACTCTTCTACCGGATTTTATTTTACCAAGAATTGGTTCTGCAACAAGTTTTTATGCTTTATCAGTAATTAGGCAATTAGAACATTTGGGGGTCTATTCTTGTAATTCTGCAAATGCAATAAAAAATGTAAAAGATAAGTTATTAATGCACCAAATTTTAGCTTATAGCAAATTGGCAACACCAAAAACAATGCTTGCAAAATTTCCAGTGGACATATCAGTTGTAAAAAGAGAAATTGGCATCCCATTAATTATAAAAAATGTTACTGGAACTCAAGGCAAAGGAGTATATTTATGTGAATCTGAAGAAAAATTTTCAGATGTTATGGAGCTTATCTACACCAATAATGCAAATGCGAACATTATAATTCAAGAATTTATTGAGACTAGCTATGGAAGAGATTTAAGAGTATTTGTTATTGGCGGCAAAGTAGTTGGCTGTATGCAACGTATTGCAAAATCAGGCTTTAAAGCAAATTTTTCAAAAGGTGCAGATGTGCAACCTTATAAATTAACTTCTGAAGCTGAGTGGATAGCAACTGAGGCATCAAGATTATTAAATCTCGATGTTGCTGGAGTAGACTTACTATTTGGAGAAGATGGAAAATATTTAATTTGTGAGGCAAATTCATCCCCACAATTTCATGGATTAGAAAATGTTGTTGGAAAGAAAATTGCCGATGATATTTTAGATTATGTTTTAGTTAGGATTGGTATGAAATAGTAAATTATATAGATTATAAATTATGTGTAGACTTATTGGATATAGAGGTAAAACAAACATTTTGCTAAGTGAATTAGTGGAAAAACCAGAAAATTCATTGATAAAACAAAGCCTTGAAACTAAATTGGGTAAAAAAGGCATAAATGCTGATGGCTTTGGAATATCGTGGTATAATCAGGACATAGACGACACACCTGGTATTTTTAAATCAACTCAACCTGCGTGGAATGATGGCAATCTAAAACACATATGTAATAAAATTTCATCAAATTGTTTTTTAGGTCATGTTAGAGCTTCTACAGTTGGAGATGTGACAATCAATAATTGTCATCCATTTTCACATCTAAAATATTCTTTTATTCACAATGGTACCATTAAGCATTTTGAAAAAATACGACGCCCTTTGCTTAATGTACTTGATGAAAAATTATTTTATCGAATCAAAGCCCAAACAGATTCTGAACATTTATTTTTCCTAATTATGCATTTTTTATTAAATGATGCAGAACAAAGTTTAGAGCAATCAATTTTGAAAGCATTTAGTTGGGTTATTGAAAATCAACACCAAGAAGATGAAGAGCATTTTTCAAAACTTAATATTATCATCACAGATGGTAACAACATTATAGCAACAAGATTTGCTTCAAAGAACAACGAAGCAATCCCACTTTATTATAATATCAACTATGATAATTGCTCAATTATCATAGCATCAGAAATGCTTTTTAATATTGAATCTACTGATTGGAATTTATTACCACAAAATTCTTACTTAACAGCTGGCGAAATACCTTTAAAAATTCAAGTAAAATCTTTTTGATAAAGTTTTTTTTATAAGAAATTTATATAAAATAACCCTGACCATTAAATTTTAAGCAACAACTATAACTTACATATATTCATTCCAAATAGATTTAGCTTTTTGAAAATTCTCCCTTTGGATTTTAGCTGTGTTGGGTTTATCATTTACATTGATACCAATGTAAATACAACCTCTCACTTCAAGCTACATAAAAGATATTGTATACCATATTGAACTAATTTCAGCTCAGCCGAATGACATTGTATGCAACAAAGCAAAGCCGCAACAAAGTTATAAAAAGGACACACTATTCTTTTTTATTGCTATCTTTTTTATCGGCATTTTGCTCAATTTCTTGATTATTACTTAGGTGTTCTTTTGCTCTTGAAATCAACTCTTTTGCTATTTCCTCATCTAATCCTTCAACTGAAGCAATGGCCATCATGTCTGCATCTGCCAGATTTTCTATACTACTAAAACCTTCTGAGGCTAATAGCTGCGCAAGAATTTCTTCAAGATTTAGTACTTCCATAAACAATTTAGTAATTCTGCCGAATTCTTCTTGCCTTTTACTTGATTCTAATTCCTCAGTGGTTATGTTAATTCTCCACCCAACTAACTCAGATATCAATTTTACATTCTGCCCTCTTCTACCAATGGCTTGGCTTTGATCCTCTTCTGGAACAACTACTTCTATCCTATTTTGATCTTCGTCAATTACAACTTTAGAAACTCTAATAGAGCCTAGTGAATTAACTACATATGTAGCCGGGTCTTCACTCCATTTCACAATATCAATTTTTTCCCCTTTCAATTCCTTAATAATTGATTGAACCCTAATTCCTCGCATCCCAACACATGAGCCAATAGGATCAATAGAGGAATCCGATGAGTAAACTGATATTTTAGTTCTTGAACCAGGATCTCTTGCAATATTTTTTATTTCTATTATCCTATCGTATATTTCTGGAACTTCTTGCTTAAACAATTGCGCTACAAAATCTTTATGAGTTCTAGATAGAATTAATGGAGGTCCATTAGTTTCTTTATCTAATTTTGTAAGGTAGGCTCTAATTCTATCTCCTAATTTATAATAATCTGTCTTTAGAACTTGATCTTTTTTCAATATAGCCTCAACATTACCCAGCTTAATTATGTATCCGTTTGCTTCAATCTTTTCCACTATACCATTAATTATTTCCCCAATTCTATCTTTATATTCTTCGAAAATTTTATCCCTTTCTAACTCTTTTACTTTACTTATAATGACTTGCTTTGCTGAAATAGCATTTAATCTTCCAATCTCTAATGGAGGTAATATTTCTTTAATTATATCTCCCTCGTTTAAATCTGGATTATCTTTTCTTGCCTCTGATAATTCAATCGTCTTAACAATTTCACTGCTAATATCATTAACACCTTTAAAATTGTCTTTTACCACTAATATTTCTCTGTATAACTCTATATTACCTAAATTTCTATTAATTGTAGCTTTTACATTTATATTGGCACCATATTTTCTCTTTGCAGCCATCGCTATCGCATCTTCTAGCGCTTCTATAATGGAATCTTTAGATATACCCTTATCTCTAGCTACTGCATCAGCAACATGAAGTATTTCGTTTCCACCAAAATTTCTATTTCTCATTATTATTAGTACCAAAAATTAATTATTTATTATGTTCATATTGCAAATAAGCTTCTGATATTGAATCAAACCTTATATCTACAATTTCATTATTATCAATAGGCATTATTGATATAG from the Candidatus Bandiella numerosa genome contains:
- a CDS encoding class II glutamine amidotransferase, yielding MCRLIGYRGKTNILLSELVEKPENSLIKQSLETKLGKKGINADGFGISWYNQDIDDTPGIFKSTQPAWNDGNLKHICNKISSNCFLGHVRASTVGDVTINNCHPFSHLKYSFIHNGTIKHFEKIRRPLLNVLDEKLFYRIKAQTDSEHLFFLIMHFLLNDAEQSLEQSILKAFSWVIENQHQEDEEHFSKLNIIITDGNNIIATRFASKNNEAIPLYYNINYDNCSIIIASEMLFNIESTDWNLLPQNSYLTAGEIPLKIQVKSF
- the nusA gene encoding transcription termination factor NusA produces the protein MRNRNFGGNEILHVADAVARDKGISKDSIIEALEDAIAMAAKRKYGANINVKATINRNLGNIELYREILVVKDNFKGVNDISSEIVKTIELSEARKDNPDLNEGDIIKEILPPLEIGRLNAISAKQVIISKVKELERDKIFEEYKDRIGEIINGIVEKIEANGYIIKLGNVEAILKKDQVLKTDYYKLGDRIRAYLTKLDKETNGPPLILSRTHKDFVAQLFKQEVPEIYDRIIEIKNIARDPGSRTKISVYSSDSSIDPIGSCVGMRGIRVQSIIKELKGEKIDIVKWSEDPATYVVNSLGSIRVSKVVIDEDQNRIEVVVPEEDQSQAIGRRGQNVKLISELVGWRINITTEELESSKRQEEFGRITKLFMEVLNLEEILAQLLASEGFSSIENLADADMMAIASVEGLDEEIAKELISRAKEHLSNNQEIEQNADKKDSNKKE
- a CDS encoding RimK family alpha-L-glutamate ligase, whose product is MPKGLIIYHKKESEITDYSVLRLLESARSKNIGLSILTPEQFELVVTQSDRNSILVDDQPTLLPDFILPRIGSATSFYALSVIRQLEHLGVYSCNSANAIKNVKDKLLMHQILAYSKLATPKTMLAKFPVDISVVKREIGIPLIIKNVTGTQGKGVYLCESEEKFSDVMELIYTNNANANIIIQEFIETSYGRDLRVFVIGGKVVGCMQRIAKSGFKANFSKGADVQPYKLTSEAEWIATEASRLLNLDVAGVDLLFGEDGKYLICEANSSPQFHGLENVVGKKIADDILDYVLVRIGMK
- a CDS encoding zinc-binding dehydrogenase; this translates as MLVKIKVHAIGVNRADVLQLEGKYHAPDGNKIPGLEVSGVRIDTGERVFALLSSGGYSREVEVDERLVYKIPEGVEYIDAAAIPEAMATAWLNLYKLGDIQNCSNVLIHGGASGICSMMVQFALIEGKRTFTTSNNIKKLKYLENIKNCVTLTFEQFKDDIDKNHFKMDLIIDILGGKYLEQNLSILGKYGKLILFAVMDGKISKINIARILMKNLSIIGSTLRNKVVEEKALLFEGACENLLPYIVNGAVRPIISRVYKLSEFEKAHQLLKSGNNIGKIVLIAD